A region of the Wenzhouxiangella sp. XN201 genome:
GGACTGGCCGGCCTGGCTGGAGATCGTCACGGCGATACTGCTTCTTGACGTTGCCATCTACTGGCAACACCGACTGCTTCACACCATTCCGGTCCTGTGGCGCATGCATCGCGTGCATCACGCCGACACCGGCTTCGACGTAACCACCGGCGTGCGTTTTCATCCCCTCGAGATCGTCCTGTCGATGGGTATCAAGCTGGCGCTGGTCTGGCTGCTGGCCCCGCACCCACTCGCCGTGCTCATCTTCGAAATCCTGCTTTCGGCCGGCTCACTGTTCACCCACTCCGACTTCCGCTTTCCGCCGGCGCTCGACCGGCGTCTGCGCTGGCTGATCGTCACCCCCTCCATGCACCGCATTCACCACTCGACCTGGCGCCCCGAGACCGACAGCAACTACGGTTTTCACCTGTCGACCTGGGACAGGATCTTCGACAGCTACACACCGGCACCTCGCGAAGACGAACGCAGGATGCTGATCGGGCTGGAGCGATTCCGCTCGCCGCGGGAGCAATCCTTGATTTCGCTTCTGATCAATCCCTTCCGTCGCGACACCGCCGCGGACCGAAAACCGGAGAACGACGATGCGTGAAAGCTGGCCCCTGCTCGAACGAAGCGACTTCCCGGCCATCGCCCGCGACCGGCTCGATACCCTGCAAATGAACCTGGGCTATCTGTGCAACCTCAGCTGCATTCACTGCCACGTCAATGCCGGGCCGAAACGCACCGAGCTGATGGACCGCGCGACCATGGAGACGGCACTGAACGTGGCCGATCGATTCGAAGCGACCACCCTGGACCTGACCGGCGGCTCGCCGGAGATGAACCCCGATTTCCGCTGGCTGGTCGAGCGGGCGAGAGCCAGGGGACTGCATGTAATGGACCGGCTCAATCCCACCATCATGAATGAACTCGGCTATGAGTGGGTCGGCAAGTTCCTGGCGCAGCATGAGGTTGAAGTGGTCGCCTCCCTGCCCTGCTACTCGAAGGACAACGTCGACGCCCAGCGCGGCAACGGCGTATTCGAATCGTCCATCAGCGCCTTGCAACAGCTCAACGCGCTTGGTTACGGCAAGTCCGGATCAGGGCGGATACTCAACCTGGTCTACAACCCGCTCGGCGCCAGCCTGCCACCACCGCAGGGCGCGCTCGAGGCCGACTACAAGCGCCTGCTGGCTGAAGAGTTCAATATCCACTTCAATCACCTGTTCACGCTCACCAACATGCCGATCAAGCGCTTCGGCGCCATCCTGCTCAGCAAGGGTGAATTCGGCAACTACATGACGCTGCTCAAGAATGCCTACCAGCCCGAGAACCTCAAGGCCGTGATGTGCCGTAGCCTGCTCAGCGTTGACTACCGTGGTTACGTCTACGACTGTGACTTCAACCAGATGCTGGGACTGCCGCTGGAAGGCAAGCGGCAGCCTACGCGCCTGCAGGATCTTCTGGAGGTCGACTCGCTGCCAAGGAAAATCGGCGTGGCCGATCACTGCTATGGCTGCACGGCCGGTCAGGGTTCAAGCTGCGGTGGCGCCCTGGCGAGCTAGGGCGTTCGCCCTGTAGTAGTTGATCAGCACAAAGATTGCCATGGCCAGCGCCAGCATCAGTTCGGCCGGCTCCTGGTCGCGGAAGACGATGAACTCGCCGATAACCAGCCGCTGCCCGAGCAGACTCGGCTGAACCCACTGGGCCAGCTCGATCAGGCCGTAGACCAGCAGCAGGACGGCGAAGTAGCTGGCCAGGTACCAGTCGGCGATGACGAAGCGCCGGAGCGACTGCTCTGCCGGCGGCCAGATCGCATTCAACAACCAGGCAAAGCTGCCGTAGGCCCCCACGCACAGGTAAGCCACGTGCAGGTAGATCATCAGGGGTTCGAGGTTGTGAACGGTCAGCTCGTTCTGGAGATTGACAGCCGCCACGCGCTCGGGCGTTGCGATCCCGAAAAGCCGTTGCCCCCAGCTGATTTCGTCCATCGCCACGACCAGCAAGCCGATGCCGAGCAGCCAGTAAAGTCCGCAATGAAGTTTCAGGCCCGTCGCGACCAGGCGACGACCGGCCAGGATCGCGACGATCCCGGCACCGAAAAAGAGTAGGAACTGGAGGTTTTCGACCAGGCCGTCCTCGCGTACCAGCGACTTGTAGTGCAACGGTGCTTCGAGCTTGAGTAGCACCATGGCAACAAGCAGTCCCAGTGGCAGCAGGAACAGGACCCAGCTTGCGCGTTGGTCATGCATCACAGTCTGCCGCAGGCGTCCCGGAAATCCGGCCGGCGGCCGGACTCCGGTTGATCCACGTCGACGGATCAGTCGCGACGGTCCCGGCCGGCCGGCACATCGGCGTCGAAGGCACCCGGCTCGTCCTGGCGAGTATGGTCATCATCGCCCGGGACTTTATCCAGGGCTGCCATGCGCTTGAGGAAGGGCGTGGCGACCAGGAAGCCGACGGTCACGACACCGCAGAAAATCACAACGTTGCGATACAGCTCGGGGAACTCGGAGACACGATCACCGCTGAACGAACCGGCCAGCAGGCCGGCCAGCAGGTTACCCAGCGCGGCACCGAAGAACCACATACCCATCATCTGGCTGTAGTACTGGCGTGGGGCCAGCTTGGAGGTCGCCGAAAGGCCGATCGGGCTGACGCACAACTCACCGGTGGTGTGGAACAGATAGGTCAGCAGCAACCAGGTGGGCAGCACTTGGTCGCCGTCCTGGATCAGCGAACCGGCTATCCACATGAAACCGAAGCCGATGCCAAGCTGAGCGAAACCAAGCGCGAACTTCATTGGAGTTGACGGGTCGAGATTACGTCGGCCCAGATTGATCCAGAGCGCCGAGAAAAACGGTGCGAAGATCAGGATGTAGACCGGGTTAAGTGACTGGAAGGCCTCGGCGGGAATCACGATGCCCAGCATCTCGCGCGCCGTGTAGCGCTCGGCAAAGAGGTTGAGTGAAGAACCAGCCTGCTCGAAGCCCGCCCAGAACAGGGCCGCGCCGATAAACAGCGCCACCAGCACTACGGTGCGTCGCCGCTCCAGGCCGGTCAGCTCCTTGTCGAGCAGAACGCGGCCGAAGAACAGAACGGCGACCGCGACAATCACATAGACGCTGTATTCGGCCAGCATCTGCGCGTTGATCTCCACCACGCCACCAAGCGCCAGGAAGGCAATCAGGAACAGCAGTGCAGTGCCGGCATAGATCGCCCAGGACATGTACTTCGTCTGCGCCTGCTTGTGGGCGGGTGTGGGGTGCGGCTTCTTGCCAAACTCACCCAGGTGCTTCTGGGTGAGTCGATAGACAACCAGGCCGGCAATCATGCCTACTGCGGCCGCGG
Encoded here:
- a CDS encoding sterol desaturase family protein, whose translation is MQSEPLIRLTIFLATLAVLLIAQRLWPARGDGRWSMRQLTNAALVAIDTLVLRLAFPVLAVTFAVQVHGGGLYGWLDWPAWLEIVTAILLLDVAIYWQHRLLHTIPVLWRMHRVHHADTGFDVTTGVRFHPLEIVLSMGIKLALVWLLAPHPLAVLIFEILLSAGSLFTHSDFRFPPALDRRLRWLIVTPSMHRIHHSTWRPETDSNYGFHLSTWDRIFDSYTPAPREDERRMLIGLERFRSPREQSLISLLINPFRRDTAADRKPENDDA
- the arsS gene encoding arsenosugar biosynthesis radical SAM (seleno)protein ArsS (Some members of this family are selenoproteins.); translation: MRESWPLLERSDFPAIARDRLDTLQMNLGYLCNLSCIHCHVNAGPKRTELMDRATMETALNVADRFEATTLDLTGGSPEMNPDFRWLVERARARGLHVMDRLNPTIMNELGYEWVGKFLAQHEVEVVASLPCYSKDNVDAQRGNGVFESSISALQQLNALGYGKSGSGRILNLVYNPLGASLPPPQGALEADYKRLLAEEFNIHFNHLFTLTNMPIKRFGAILLSKGEFGNYMTLLKNAYQPENLKAVMCRSLLSVDYRGYVYDCDFNQMLGLPLEGKRQPTRLQDLLEVDSLPRKIGVADHCYGCTAGQGSSCGGALAS
- a CDS encoding peptide MFS transporter — protein: MSQNNEGSPAIPGQRRFFGHPAGLGTLFFTELWERFSYYGMRALLVLFMTAAVLEGGLGMDDPTASAIYGLYTAGVYLAALPGGWLADRIFGQQNAIWYGGIIIAAGHIVLSLPGFGLVPELFGFYIGLVLIVVGTGLLKPNISSCVGELYPEGGARRDAGYVIYYMGINVGAALGPFICGLLRVNVGWHWGFAAAAVGMIAGLVVYRLTQKHLGEFGKKPHPTPAHKQAQTKYMSWAIYAGTALLFLIAFLALGGVVEINAQMLAEYSVYVIVAVAVLFFGRVLLDKELTGLERRRTVVLVALFIGAALFWAGFEQAGSSLNLFAERYTAREMLGIVIPAEAFQSLNPVYILIFAPFFSALWINLGRRNLDPSTPMKFALGFAQLGIGFGFMWIAGSLIQDGDQVLPTWLLLTYLFHTTGELCVSPIGLSATSKLAPRQYYSQMMGMWFFGAALGNLLAGLLAGSFSGDRVSEFPELYRNVVIFCGVVTVGFLVATPFLKRMAALDKVPGDDDHTRQDEPGAFDADVPAGRDRRD